A part of Desulfotomaculum nigrificans DSM 574 genomic DNA contains:
- the purN gene encoding phosphoribosylglycinamide formyltransferase translates to MEKLRLGVLASGRGSNLQSIMDACRQGAIPAEVVVVISDKATALALERARAAGIAAHFVDIKSFPDKAAYEQVIVDILKEHRVQLVCLAGYMRLVGPTLLKAYHNQIMNIHPALLPSFPGRHGQLDALNYGVKISGCTVHFVDEGMDTGPIILQAAVPVLDDDTEDTLAARILEQEHRLYPQAIKLFAEGRLQLQGRRVMIKKASAIGND, encoded by the coding sequence GCTGGGAGTTTTAGCCTCCGGGCGTGGGTCTAACCTGCAATCCATCATGGATGCCTGTCGGCAAGGGGCCATACCGGCGGAGGTAGTAGTAGTGATCAGTGATAAAGCAACTGCTCTGGCCCTGGAACGGGCCAGGGCAGCCGGTATCGCGGCCCATTTTGTGGACATAAAATCCTTTCCGGATAAAGCGGCTTATGAGCAAGTTATTGTTGATATTTTAAAGGAGCATCGGGTACAACTGGTTTGCCTGGCGGGCTATATGCGGTTAGTGGGACCCACCCTGCTGAAGGCCTACCACAACCAAATAATGAATATCCACCCGGCTTTGTTGCCGTCCTTTCCGGGACGGCATGGCCAGCTGGATGCCCTAAATTATGGTGTAAAAATTTCTGGTTGTACCGTGCATTTTGTTGATGAAGGCATGGATACCGGACCAATTATCCTGCAAGCAGCCGTGCCGGTACTGGACGATGATACCGAAGACACCCTGGCGGCCAGAATCCTGGAACAGGAACACCGGTTGTATCCCCAGGCCATTAAACTTTTTGCCGAAGGACGGTTGCAGTTACAGGGACGCCGGGTAATGATCAAAAAGGCGTCTGCAATAGGGAATGATTGA